In the genome of Salmo trutta chromosome 39, fSalTru1.1, whole genome shotgun sequence, the window GCCTACAGCAAAATTACTAAGTTGTTAAGTTCCTTTAAAAGCGCATTGATACATATGCTAAATATTTTGATTCATGTTGATTTTCAGCGTCGCAAAGATTGGGAGTGGTTCTGAAAGGACAGCTCCTGCCCCGCACACAGAGCTTTTCGTTTCAGCAAAATATTGGCTGTTCTGTTCTATTTCATTACATGGGGACATGTTCTGTACAACCACATGGTTTGCGTGTTTCAAAATATAAATGGTGGGATCAAAGTGTTTAATGCTTTCTAATTCCATATCCTCCTTGCTGTAATATGAGGATTTGTAATTCATACATAAAGATTGCCCGATTATTGTTTCGATCTTAATCCAAATTACAAAAGGCTTTACTCCGCATGTGTTACGTCAGCACAACGGTAGGACTGGAATAGAATAGGAGCGCTCCAAATCAGTGCTGAGAACCAGCGAGCGCCCATCCATGCCAAGATTCATACCCTTCGTCTGTCTGCTCTGGCACGACTGCCTAAAGCTTATGGACAAAACAAAATAGAATAGTTGCATTGAGGAAGAAAATATATTTGGTGTCAGTTTTTTTTCCTTCTAATTACGCACGCAAACCTTCCACTATTACTCCTCCAAGCTCAGCAGACTTTCTATCGCTTGCTTCTCGGATATTCCACAGGAAGCGACTTGTGGCCGCTGTGATTGGCATCGTCATGGTGTTGGCCCTTATCATAGCAATACCGCTGCTTGTGCAAAGTACCAAGACTTCGGCTCACTATGAGATGATGGGCACCTGCCGAATGATCTGTGATCCATACAGTTCCAAACCCGCCAGCGCCACGGCCATGGAGCTCATGCAGGACATGAATGCTATCCCGCCGCCGCCAATGGCGCAAGGCTCCAAAGGCGAATTAGGGCGACCTGGGAAACCGGGACCAAGAGGTCCACCGGGAGAACCAGGACCTCCCGGCCCAAGAGGACCACCCGGAGACAGGGGTGATTCCGGGAAAGCTGTTTACCCCGCGGTAACGTCAGGGACTGCAAAGACCGAAACGGACACAGACGAGGTTAACGCTGCACTCAGTGAAACAAAGATTGCGTTCTATGTCGGGTTGAAGAACCCACACGAAGGATATGAGGTGCTTAAATTCGACGATGTTGTCACAAACTTGGGAAATCAATACGACCCAACCAATGGCAAGTTCACTTGCCAAGTGTCCGGAATGTATTTTTTCACATACCACGTGTTAATGCGAGGAGGCGACGGGACAAGCATGTGGGCAGACTTGTGCAAAAACGGACAGGTAAACATTATTTCATTCGATTAGCAGATACGAAAATATTGTATTCTCATTCACGAATTCATTTGAAAACAATTCATGTCTATAACATACTATAAATGCATGCAAAAACCCAAAGGGTATGGAGAAAAACGTATACTACACGCACAAATTTTACGCACTCACTTTATATAATTTTGGCTAGTGCACTTTCCGGCTTTATAGTAGGACATTTAGGTCCCTTGGCATATGCTTAGCAATGGTAAACTCAGTTAAATCGGGTAGGCTATACATTAGATTACCACAGTAAAGAAATGCTTGAACGTTTAGATGCTTAAGCCCTCGTCCCCCCTTCTGTGGTGTCCAAAGTGACATAATATAACCTATTCTACAAAGTGGTAGTGGAGGAATTTGTCTGACCATAACTGACGAAATGTCCAAAGTGGTGTCCAAAGTGACATAATATGATGTAATCAACAAAGTGGCAGTGGAGGAATTTGTCTTGTTTTTGACCATAAGAGACGAAATCAAATAAACAGAAAATATCACGTTAATGAGGATTATACTTTTTTGTGTATCCCATTATACAGGTTCGGGCAAGCGCTATTGCACAGGACGCAGACCAGAACTACGATTACGCAGGTAACAGCGTGGTACTACACCTGGACTCCGGAGATGAGATTTATGTCAAACTG includes:
- the LOC115179778 gene encoding complement C1q-like protein 2 — encoded protein: MVLALIIAIPLLVQSTKTSAHYEMMGTCRMICDPYSSKPASATAMELMQDMNAIPPPPMAQGSKGELGRPGKPGPRGPPGEPGPPGPRGPPGDRGDSGKAVYPAVTSGTAKTETDTDEVNAALSETKIAFYVGLKNPHEGYEVLKFDDVVTNLGNQYDPTNGKFTCQVSGMYFFTYHVLMRGGDGTSMWADLCKNGQVRASAIAQDADQNYDYAGNSVVLHLDSGDEIYVKLDGGKAHGGNNNKYSTFSGFILYPD